In one window of Spartinivicinus marinus DNA:
- a CDS encoding pyridoxal phosphate-dependent decarboxylase family protein — protein MHFNLEEVTLDSNKKSPRSSENSDQLPPQSEFFHNSGRYIDHFFEKLKYGYQCIQAKEAQGPKFPVNAFCYEEKIEKNLICETGKNSEQVLEALANIVDGSIRPQSPHAVFNMVPNPMLDTIVAASLMQLYNVNAIMDTYGGKALLFEQQVARSIGKLIGWDQATGIACNGGKITLFYAIKSAITRIASDADQKGIPNDLVILTADGAHYSLEHTCSLLGLGTQQCIRVPIHSSNGMQANELKAAFESQIAKGKRVAAIIACGGTTLDFLCDNTQVIHNTVTEVVDSHQLDYFPYLHLDSVIGWLWFSFLQAPTSIYQKMNIHPDIQLKIQSVLDKLQGMHRFDSFGVDFHKNALCPYASSFFISKALAITTRTENDGSVKERQYGELRAFDHTLENSRPASGIASAWTALQRLGKQGLRAYLAQLLASAEQIKASIRRYQHAAVLNDSSLGWEVIFTLNPSTTLAQQYEPHQLHEDFYRYITERTNMGDDVPSISIIKDFRKSYGENVGHGFICYNMTPGLTTLQAEKLTGKIMTVFAQYEQAIETGVRCITDQELIAPIR, from the coding sequence ATGCATTTTAATTTAGAAGAAGTAACACTTGATAGTAATAAAAAATCGCCCCGTAGTTCAGAGAACTCTGACCAGCTGCCTCCTCAATCTGAGTTTTTTCACAATAGCGGCCGTTATATTGATCACTTTTTTGAGAAATTAAAATACGGCTATCAGTGTATTCAAGCAAAAGAAGCGCAAGGGCCGAAATTTCCAGTTAACGCATTTTGTTATGAAGAGAAAATAGAAAAAAACTTGATTTGTGAGACAGGTAAAAATAGTGAACAGGTGTTGGAAGCTTTAGCGAATATTGTTGATGGTAGTATCAGGCCACAATCTCCCCATGCAGTCTTTAATATGGTACCTAACCCCATGTTGGACACCATTGTCGCTGCATCCCTAATGCAACTTTATAATGTGAATGCGATTATGGACACTTACGGTGGGAAAGCATTGTTGTTTGAACAGCAAGTTGCCCGGAGCATAGGGAAGTTGATCGGATGGGATCAGGCAACAGGAATTGCCTGTAATGGTGGCAAAATCACTCTTTTTTATGCGATTAAGTCTGCTATCACTCGCATAGCGTCTGACGCTGATCAAAAGGGTATACCAAATGATTTAGTCATTTTAACCGCAGATGGGGCACATTATTCATTAGAACACACATGCAGTCTATTAGGGCTGGGGACCCAGCAATGTATTCGGGTTCCCATTCATTCATCAAATGGTATGCAGGCCAATGAATTGAAAGCAGCGTTTGAGTCGCAAATTGCTAAAGGGAAACGAGTGGCGGCGATTATTGCTTGTGGAGGGACTACGCTGGATTTTCTTTGTGATAACACGCAAGTGATCCATAATACAGTAACTGAAGTAGTTGATAGCCATCAACTGGATTATTTTCCTTATTTACATCTGGATAGTGTTATTGGCTGGTTGTGGTTCAGCTTTTTACAAGCACCGACGAGTATCTATCAGAAGATGAATATTCATCCTGACATTCAGTTAAAAATTCAATCGGTCTTGGATAAATTACAAGGCATGCATAGATTTGATTCGTTTGGGGTCGACTTTCATAAAAATGCACTTTGCCCCTATGCTTCAAGTTTTTTTATTAGTAAAGCATTGGCTATAACGACTCGTACAGAAAATGATGGTTCTGTAAAAGAACGACAGTATGGTGAACTCAGAGCATTTGATCATACCCTTGAAAACTCTCGGCCTGCATCAGGCATTGCGAGTGCTTGGACCGCTTTACAACGGCTAGGAAAACAAGGGCTTAGAGCTTATTTAGCACAGTTGTTGGCGTCAGCAGAACAAATTAAAGCGAGTATACGACGTTATCAACATGCTGCCGTTTTAAACGACAGTTCCTTAGGTTGGGAAGTGATTTTTACCCTTAACCCCTCAACTACACTGGCTCAACAGTATGAGCCACACCAGCTTCACGAAGATTTTTACCGCTATATCACTGAGCGAACTAACATGGGTGATGATGTGCCAAGCATTAGTATTATTAAAGACTTTCGAAAGAGTTATGGTGAAAATGTAGGCCATGGTTTTATTTGCTATAATATGACGCCCGGCTTAACAACGTTACAAGCAGAGAAATTAACGGGAAAAATAATGACTGTTTTTGCCCAATATGAGCAGGCCATTGAGACGGGTGTCCGCTGTATTACAGATCAAGAGTTGATCGCGC